The stretch of DNA GAAGCGTTAAAGATTGCGGACGAAATTGGCTACCCGGTTATAGTTAAAGCTGCCGGCGGAGGTGGCGGCCGGGGAATGCGGATTGTTCATACTCCTAAAGAGTTAGAAGAAGCTATCCAGGCGGCAGCCCGGGAGGCGGCTTCTACCTTTGGAAATTCCAAGCTTTATTTAGAAAAATATCTTCAGGACTGCCGGCACGTGGAGTTTCAAATTTTGGCGGATCAATACGGTAATGCGGTTTATCTGGGGGAGCGGGATTGCTCACTGCAGCGGCGAAACCAAAAAGTCATTGAAGAAGGCCCCTGTCATGTTTTGACCGAAAGACTGCGAAAAAAAATGGGCGAGCTTGCGGTCCGTTCCGCTATGGCTGTCCATTATGCGGGAGCTGGGACTGTAGAATTTTTATTAGATGACCGGGGAAACTTTTATTTTATTGAAATGAATACCCGGATTCAAGTGGAACATCCGGTAACGGAAATGATTGCAGGCATAGACATAGTTAAAGAGCAGATAAAAATTGGCCTGGGGGAAAGATTGAGCCTTACCCAGAAAGATATAAAAATTTATGGCCATGCCATTGAGTGTCGGGTAAATGCCGAAGACCCTATATCTTTTATTCCTACCCCCGGAGAAATTAAAAAGCTTATGCTACCCCAGGGGCCCTTTGTCCGGGTGGATACTGCTGTGTATGAAGGTTATACGATTCCTCCTTACTACGATTCGATGATTGCCAAATTAATTGTCTGGGGAAGAACGCGGGAAGAGGCAATTATCCGGATGAAAAGAGCTCTAGAGGAATTTATTATATTCGGAGTTTCCACCAACTTACCCTTTTTACGAAAAGTTATGGATAATGCCTTTTATCGCCGGGGAGAAGTTTATACCAACTTTATTAAGCGGCGAATGGAGCCATTAACCCCGGAAGACCTTGAAGGCTATCGGGATAAGGACCTTTTTGCTGAAAGTGTTTCCTGGGAACAGCCGCTGGAAGAGATTATCGCTGCTGTAGCTGCGGCTTTTGCTGCTGAAAATAAAAAAGAAGTTCAAGAGCAGTACTTACCGATTTCTGCCTGGAAGGTCGGTGGGCTTTTAGAACAGATGCAACGGCGGCTTTATAAAGGGGGTGTTTAAGGTGGTTAAAAAGTTTAAAATACGAGTGAATGGTCGCGAATACGAGATCGAAGTGGAGGAAATTCACACCGAGGGCTGGGGAATAATTCCAAATACCCAGGAACTATATAAAAATCAGAATTTACCGGGAAATGAGACCAGAACTGCAGGAGCCTCAATGCCTTTCAAGGCCAACGGAGCAGCGTCTGGGGTAAAAGCTCCTATGCCCGGGGTAGTGGTGGCTATTAAAGTAAAACCCGGGGACACGGTAGGGCCTCAGGACGTAGTAATTACCATTGAAGCAATGAAAATGGAAAATGAAATTACCGCCGGTAGAAGCGGAATGGTGGAGCAAATTTTAGTTGCCGAGGGGGATACGGTCCAGGCCGGCCAGTTATTGATAACCTTAAAATAAAAAGGGCCAAATTTTGGCTCTTTTTTCTTTTGGGAAAAGGATTTTGGGAAATGATAAAGAAAAATAAATAATAAATTTTGAAAGATCAGGAGGGGTAAAAATGAAAATTACTTTTTTAGGTCATGCTGGTTTTTTCGTAGAGGCGGAAGGACTTAAGTTTTTGTTTGATCCCTTTTTAACCGGAAATCCAGTGGCAGCAAAACGACCCGAGGAAATGACCGCCGACTACATTTTCGTAAGTCACGGGCACGGCGACCATCTGGGAGATACGGTGCCAATTGCTCAAAAGAGCGATGCTACGGTTATTGGGGTTTTTGAGCTTTGTAATTTTCTTTCCCGTCAGAACGTGAAAACCCATCCCATGCATATTGGAGGAAGATATAACTTTGGTAAATTTACGGTGAAACTGACTCCTGCCTGGCATGGTAGTTCCTTTGGCGAAGGGCCGGTAGAATCCCTGGGTAATCCCTGCGGCTTTTTGCTGACCGTGGGAGGTCAAACCTTATACCATACTGGCGATACCGGAGTTTTTTACGATATGAAACTAATAGCTGAAATTGACCCGGTGGATATTTTACTTCTACCAATTGGCGGTAACTTTACCATGGACATAAAAGATGCTCTAAAGGCCGTAGAACTTATAAAACCCCGGCACGTTATTCCCATGCACTATAATACCTGGCCTTTAATTGCGGTAAATGCTGAAGAATTTAGGGCTAAAGGGAGTTCCTTGGGAGCGGAAGTCCACATGGTAAATCCCGGTGAAACGGTTGTCCTGTAAATAAAATAATGGTAAAATAAGCGATAGATTTTTTGGCGGAGGTTAGGATGAAAGAACCGGTAATAATGTATCGAGAAAGTTTTTGGTATTTAATTGGAGTAGGAGCCTTAGCTATTTTAGGGTTTATTTTTAACCTCTGGCTTGGGATTTTTGTTTCTCTTTTATTTCTTTTTATCCTCTTCTTCTTTCGAAATCCCCGGCGGATTATTCCGGCCGATGAACAGAGTATTGTTTCTCCGGCGGATGGCGTAATTTTAGAGGTAGCTGAAGTATTGGAAAACTCTTACTTAAAAGGTCCCGCGGTAAAAGTTAGTATTTTTTTATCCCTGTTTGATGTTCATGTAAACCGGGCTCCGCTAAGCGGTCAGGTGGAATATATCCATTATCGTCCTGGAAAATTTTTACCAGCGTTTAAAAGCCACGCTTCGGAAATCAATGAGCGAAATTACATTGGAATAAAAAATTCCCGTGTTAAAGTTTTAGTAGTGCAAATTACTGGTTTTGTTGCTCGCCGGATTGTATCTTTTGTTAAATTGGGAGATAATTTAAATAAGGGCCAACTTTTTGGTATGATAAAATTTGGCTCCTGTACGGAAATTTATTTGCCAAAAGACCGGGTAGAGATCCTGGTGCAAAAAGGTGAGCGGGTTTTTGGCGGGACTACGGTAATTGGGAGGATAAAAGAATGATCTTACGGGCAATACCATCGGCGTGTACCCTTTTAAACCTTGCAATGGGTATGCTTTCCATTATCGCAACGATTAATGATAATTACTTTTTAGCAGCTATCTTAATTTTAATCAGTGTATTTTCTGATGGAATTGATGGACGACTGGCCCGGCGATTTGATGTTGCCTCAGATTTTGGTAAACAGCTTGACTCTCTGGCTGATTTGGTGTCTTTTGGAGTAGCTCCGGCGTTATTAGTTTATGCTGATAGTTTAAGTGGTTATGGGTATATCGGGCTTTTATTTATTGTATTATATACTATTGCCGGAGCCTGGAGGCTTGCCCGTTTTAATATTTTAAATATCTCTGGCTATTTCGTCGGAGTACCTATTACTTTTGCGGGAGGTTTTACTGCAGGGTTAGTGCTATTATCATTGAAACTTGCGGCTTTCCCCCCAATTGCTTTTTTAATTATTACGCCTTTACTGACATATTTAATGGTAAGCCGTATTAAAGTCCCCAAGTATTAAATTTTTTCCAACTTCTGATGTCCAAGTCACCAATCTCCAGCAGGGGCCGTATACTATGGTAGCCTTTTTAAAGGAGGGATTGGTGTGCGAGTAATTTATATACCACTTCCGGGAATTTTAAAATCCTTGATTAAACTTTTTATTAAATAGACGGGTACGGCCCGTCTTTTTTATTTTTTTACCTCCTTTTGATACTGCTTTGGGGTAATGTTGAAGGCTTTTTTAAATTCTTTGATGAAGTATGAGATATTTTCATATCCCACGTCATAACATGTTTCGGTAACACTTTGGTGTTTTAGTAGCTCTCTTGCTTTTTTAAGTCTGAGCTCTTTGATATATTCCTTGGGAGTCTTGCAGGTATAAGTTTTGAAATATCTAATAAACTCATAATCCTCCATGCCAAAGTATTTGGCAATATCTGCTATTTTTATGTTCTTGGTATAACAATCGTTTATATAGCTTATTATGCTGTTTATTTTAGCATTCTTTACGGTACCTATAATTTCCTCTGCGCCTCTAAATTTTAAGATTTCATAGAGCAATTCCTGGATGTAAAGATTAAGTATAAATTCTTTGCCCTTTTCATTACTGTTAAAGGCTTTTACAATCTTCTTGTAAGTTCCTAAGGTCTCTTCATTGAATTTACTGAGAAAAAAGTGATTGGTTATTTTTTTTATTTCTTCAAAACCTAATTCAAGCTGTACTTTCTCAATTAACTGGCTAAGAACATTGTTGTCTACCTCTATAACCAGTGCCTTGGTTTTATTTCCTATTTTTAAAATTACCTTTGAATTCGGGGCTAATATTGTAAAATCATCCTTGGTGTACTCAATACTATCAAAATCATTAATAACAACTTGCTTTTTACCCTCCAATATCGTGCAAATTCTCAAGTAGTTTTTGGAATAGTAGGTAGTTTTAATTGGTTTATCAAAATCGTAATACAAAATTTTAGCATTATCCGTATCAAATTCCTTATCCGGGGTTAAACTAGGTAAAAACATTTTTTCACCCCTTGTGCAATTTTGTTTTAGTTTTTGCAAAAATGGATTAGAATAAGGGAAATCTTCTTGTTACAATTTTATCAAACATTAAGTTTAAATTAAATAAGGAGGTTTAGGAAATGAAAACCTATCAATTTTACATGCCACCGGTTAGCTTTATGGGTATTGGTTGCCTAAATGAAGCAGGGAAGGAAGTTAAAAAACTAGGTTTTAAAAAAGCCCTTATTGTAACCGATAAGGTACTGGTTCAGATCGGTCTTGTTAATAAGTTAACCAAAATCTTGGACAACGAAGGAATAGAGTACGTAATTTTTGATGAAACTAAACCAAATCCAACGGTTAAAAATGTTGAAGATGGTCTTAAAATGTTAAAAGAAAATAACTGTGATTTTATAATTTCCTTTGGAGGAGGTTCACCCCACGACTGTGCCAAGGGGATAGGGCTGGTGGCAACTAACGGAGGTTCCATCAAGGATTATGAAGGGGTTAACAAGTCAGCTAAACCTATTCTGCCCCTGGTTGCCATAAACACTACCGCTGGAACAGCCAGTGAAATGACCAGGTTTTCTATAATAACTGACGAGGATAGGCATGTAAAGATGGCCATTGTTGATTGGCACGTAACTCCTACTATTGCAGTTAATGATCCTGAGTTGATGATTGATATGCCGAAATCTTTAACTGCGGCAACGGGTATGGATGCCTTAACTCATGCCATTGAAGCTTATGTATCCACTGATGCAACCCCGGTCACCGATGCTGCAGCCTTAATGGCAATTGAGCTTATCTTTAAGTACCTGAAAAGAGCGGTGGAAAATGGAAAAGATATTGAAGCAAGGGATAAAATGGCTTATGCTGAGTATTTAGCGGGAGTTGCCTTTAACAATGCAGGCTTGGGATACGTACACGCTATGGCACACCAGCTGGGAGGGTTTTATGATCTTCCCCATGGAGTTTGCAATGCTGTATTGCTACCGCATGTGCAGGCATATAATCTGCATGTTGTACCCGAAAGGTTTATTGATATAGCTAAAGCAATGGGAATAAATGTAGAAAACTTATCAGCTAAAGAAGCTGGAGAAAAGGTACTTGAAGCGATAAAAGCTCTTTCAAAAGAAATTGGCATACCATCAGGCCTTAAGGAACTAGGTGTCAAGGAAGAGGACATCAAAACTTTATCGGAAAACGCCCTAAAGGATGCCTGTGGTCTTACGAATCCAAAGCAAGCAAGCCTGGAGGAGATAATGACGATATTTAAAACAGCGATGTAATTTTCAATAAAAAATTTTAATAATAGGCTTTTGTTGTTTAATTTTCGCCAAACCTTCGGGTATTGGCGAATTTTATTGCTTTTTTTTGAAGTATAACCAAAGGTTTTGTCGAAAAAATTAGCCTCGGAAAAGAGGAATTTTCTTTAAAAGGAAGAATATAAATACCGTATGGAAAACCCTTATTTCTGGGAAAGGGATAGGAGGTGAAGATAAACACCTTTAAAGGGTGTAAAATCTTATGAATGTTCTAAATTATACAAAGTTGCAGGATCAAAAGTTTATTGAAGAATTAGAAACGGAAAGCGGTCAGCACCTGAAAGATTGCTATCAATGCGGTAAATGTACTGCTGGCTGCCCGGTGGCTTTTGCTATGGATTATACTCCTAACCAGGTCATGCATTTGTCGAAACTTGGTTTGGGAGAGGAGGTTTTAAGAAGCAGGACAATCTGGATATGTGCTTCCTGTAATACTTGTACCACTCGCTGTCCCAAAAACATTGATATTGCCCGGGTGATGGACAGCCTAAGGATTATGGCCCGTCGGAAGGGCTATACGGCTAACAGCCGTAACGTAGCTGCTTTTAACCGAATTTTCCTGGATATGGTTAAAAATTACGGGAAGAGTTACGAACTGGGATTAATACTTAATTTTAACCTGAAAACTGGTCAACCTTTTAAAGATGTTGGGCTAGGTCCGAAAATGTTGGCTTTAGGAAAGCTTGCCTTTTTCCCATCTAAGGTAAAAAATTCAAGGGAAATAAAAAGGATTTTTGAAACTATAGAAAAACTGGAGGGCGGCAATTAATGAAATACGCATATTATCCCGGTTGTTCCCTCCACTCAACCGCTAAAGAATACGATATGTCCACCAAAAAGGTGGCCAAAGCCTTAAATATTGAGCTGGTGGAAATTCCCGACTGGAATTGCTGCGGTGCTACTGCCGGTCACAGCACCAGCCATTTGCTGGCGGTGGCCCTGGGGGCTCGGAACCTTGCCCAAGCAGAAAGTTTAGGCCTGGACGTTGCTGCACCGTGCGCTGCCTGTTACCAGCGGTTGGTGGTGGCAGAAAGAGAAATGAAAGAAAACCCGGAAATCCGGGAGAAAATCAATTCCACTTTAGAAAAACCCTATGAAGGAAATAACCATACTTATTCACTGGTGGAAGTAGTAGCCAAGGCTAAAGAGCAAATAGAAAATTTAAAAGTTAAATCTTTCGAAGGATTAAAAGTTGCAGCTTATTACGGTTGCCTTTTGGTGAAGCCGCCAAAGATTATGCAGTTTGACGACCCGGAGAATCCGCAAATTTTGGATGACCTGGTGCGGGCAACCGGGGCTGAGGCCGTGGACTGGTCGTTTAAGACCGAATGCTGTGGTGGGGCTTTGGCGGTTTCCAATACGGGAATAGTTTTAAAGCTTACCCGGGATATTTTACGGGTAGCCCGGGACCGGGGAGCCGATGTGATAGTTACGGCTTGTCCCCTTTGTCAATCTAACCTTGACATGCGTCAGGGACAAATTAAAGAAGCTTTTGGCGAGGAGTTTAACATCCCTGTATTGTACTTTACCGAGCTAATTGGTTTAGCTTTGGGTTTAAAGCCCGAAGAACTTGGCTTAAATTCCCACTTTGTTAGCACCAAAAAAGTACTGGAGTGGAGAGATGCACGATGAAGAGAATAGGCGTATTTGTTTGCTGGTGCGGTTCCAATATTGGTGGGGTCGTTGATGTCCCGAGGGTAGCCGAAGCGGCAAAGGAAATGCCCAATGTAGTTTTTGCTACCGATTATAAGTACATGTGCTCGGAGCCTGGACAAGAGCTCATCATTAAAGCGGCTAAAGAACATAATCTCGACAGGGTAGTGGTTGCTTCTTGTTCCCCGCGCTTGCATGAACCGACCTTTAGAAAAGCCGCTGAACGGGCAGGACTTAACCCCTATATGTTTGAAATGGCTAATATCCGGGAGCACGACGCCTGGGTTCATGCAAAAGAGCCAGAAAAGGCAACGGAAAAAGCGATTGAACTGGTAAGACGAGCGGTCTTTAAAGCTGCCCGCTTGGAACCCCTTTTTAAATCG from Carboxydothermus pertinax encodes:
- the yiaY gene encoding L-threonine dehydrogenase gives rise to the protein MKTYQFYMPPVSFMGIGCLNEAGKEVKKLGFKKALIVTDKVLVQIGLVNKLTKILDNEGIEYVIFDETKPNPTVKNVEDGLKMLKENNCDFIISFGGGSPHDCAKGIGLVATNGGSIKDYEGVNKSAKPILPLVAINTTAGTASEMTRFSIITDEDRHVKMAIVDWHVTPTIAVNDPELMIDMPKSLTAATGMDALTHAIEAYVSTDATPVTDAAALMAIELIFKYLKRAVENGKDIEARDKMAYAEYLAGVAFNNAGLGYVHAMAHQLGGFYDLPHGVCNAVLLPHVQAYNLHVVPERFIDIAKAMGINVENLSAKEAGEKVLEAIKALSKEIGIPSGLKELGVKEEDIKTLSENALKDACGLTNPKQASLEEIMTIFKTAM
- a CDS encoding metal-dependent hydrolase, with amino-acid sequence MKITFLGHAGFFVEAEGLKFLFDPFLTGNPVAAKRPEEMTADYIFVSHGHGDHLGDTVPIAQKSDATVIGVFELCNFLSRQNVKTHPMHIGGRYNFGKFTVKLTPAWHGSSFGEGPVESLGNPCGFLLTVGGQTLYHTGDTGVFYDMKLIAEIDPVDILLLPIGGNFTMDIKDALKAVELIKPRHVIPMHYNTWPLIAVNAEEFRAKGSSLGAEVHMVNPGETVVL
- the pssA gene encoding CDP-diacylglycerol--serine O-phosphatidyltransferase, yielding MILRAIPSACTLLNLAMGMLSIIATINDNYFLAAILILISVFSDGIDGRLARRFDVASDFGKQLDSLADLVSFGVAPALLVYADSLSGYGYIGLLFIVLYTIAGAWRLARFNILNISGYFVGVPITFAGGFTAGLVLLSLKLAAFPPIAFLIITPLLTYLMVSRIKVPKY
- a CDS encoding 4Fe-4S dicluster domain-containing protein; this translates as MNVLNYTKLQDQKFIEELETESGQHLKDCYQCGKCTAGCPVAFAMDYTPNQVMHLSKLGLGEEVLRSRTIWICASCNTCTTRCPKNIDIARVMDSLRIMARRKGYTANSRNVAAFNRIFLDMVKNYGKSYELGLILNFNLKTGQPFKDVGLGPKMLALGKLAFFPSKVKNSREIKRIFETIEKLEGGN
- a CDS encoding CoB--CoM heterodisulfide reductase iron-sulfur subunit B family protein, coding for MKYAYYPGCSLHSTAKEYDMSTKKVAKALNIELVEIPDWNCCGATAGHSTSHLLAVALGARNLAQAESLGLDVAAPCAACYQRLVVAEREMKENPEIREKINSTLEKPYEGNNHTYSLVEVVAKAKEQIENLKVKSFEGLKVAAYYGCLLVKPPKIMQFDDPENPQILDDLVRATGAEAVDWSFKTECCGGALAVSNTGIVLKLTRDILRVARDRGADVIVTACPLCQSNLDMRQGQIKEAFGEEFNIPVLYFTELIGLALGLKPEELGLNSHFVSTKKVLEWRDAR
- a CDS encoding phosphatidylserine decarboxylase family protein, which translates into the protein MKEPVIMYRESFWYLIGVGALAILGFIFNLWLGIFVSLLFLFILFFFRNPRRIIPADEQSIVSPADGVILEVAEVLENSYLKGPAVKVSIFLSLFDVHVNRAPLSGQVEYIHYRPGKFLPAFKSHASEINERNYIGIKNSRVKVLVVQITGFVARRIVSFVKLGDNLNKGQLFGMIKFGSCTEIYLPKDRVEILVQKGERVFGGTTVIGRIKE
- a CDS encoding biotin/lipoyl-containing protein — its product is MVKKFKIRVNGREYEIEVEEIHTEGWGIIPNTQELYKNQNLPGNETRTAGASMPFKANGAASGVKAPMPGVVVAIKVKPGDTVGPQDVVITIEAMKMENEITAGRSGMVEQILVAEGDTVQAGQLLITLK
- a CDS encoding helix-turn-helix domain-containing protein, producing the protein MFLPSLTPDKEFDTDNAKILYYDFDKPIKTTYYSKNYLRICTILEGKKQVVINDFDSIEYTKDDFTILAPNSKVILKIGNKTKALVIEVDNNVLSQLIEKVQLELGFEEIKKITNHFFLSKFNEETLGTYKKIVKAFNSNEKGKEFILNLYIQELLYEILKFRGAEEIIGTVKNAKINSIISYINDCYTKNIKIADIAKYFGMEDYEFIRYFKTYTCKTPKEYIKELRLKKARELLKHQSVTETCYDVGYENISYFIKEFKKAFNITPKQYQKEVKK
- the accC gene encoding acetyl-CoA carboxylase biotin carboxylase subunit, which produces MQEKILIANRGEIALRIIRACKELGITSAVVYTPADKDSLPVKIADEAYPLKDNKSYLKIEEIISVALKNNVTAIHPGYGFLAENPAFAKSCLDAGIKFIGPSAKAIELMGDKAVAREIMQKAGVPVIPGSNGEITDFREALKIADEIGYPVIVKAAGGGGGRGMRIVHTPKELEEAIQAAAREAASTFGNSKLYLEKYLQDCRHVEFQILADQYGNAVYLGERDCSLQRRNQKVIEEGPCHVLTERLRKKMGELAVRSAMAVHYAGAGTVEFLLDDRGNFYFIEMNTRIQVEHPVTEMIAGIDIVKEQIKIGLGERLSLTQKDIKIYGHAIECRVNAEDPISFIPTPGEIKKLMLPQGPFVRVDTAVYEGYTIPPYYDSMIAKLIVWGRTREEAIIRMKRALEEFIIFGVSTNLPFLRKVMDNAFYRRGEVYTNFIKRRMEPLTPEDLEGYRDKDLFAESVSWEQPLEEIIAAVAAAFAAENKKEVQEQYLPISAWKVGGLLEQMQRRLYKGGV